The Microbacterium sp. LWO12-1.2 genome includes a window with the following:
- a CDS encoding GmrSD restriction endonuclease domain-containing protein: MATEAAYSRYPRGRLRMVLEAVEDHFRAETGQPQIERKGYPIEHLLPRSWKENWPVESPEEADVRQAHVHRLSNLTLLTTSLNSKVANGPWRAKRSALQDHNTITLTGRVAKRTEGQEWDEELIDERTVALIEAVLQVWPVPAGHHGKVVDPQTKVGDWVELKHLIGAGLVSAGDKLVATHRDFRGKESRLNPDGSIQLDGKRYASPSAAGRAPRKLSTNGWYFWAVAGRPKADGRAYGVPELRT; the protein is encoded by the coding sequence CTGGCGACCGAGGCTGCGTACTCACGGTACCCACGCGGCCGGCTGCGTATGGTTCTTGAGGCCGTTGAAGACCACTTTCGCGCGGAGACGGGACAGCCTCAGATCGAGCGCAAGGGCTATCCGATCGAGCATCTTCTTCCTCGAAGCTGGAAGGAGAACTGGCCCGTCGAGAGTCCCGAAGAGGCAGACGTACGCCAGGCGCACGTCCATCGTCTGAGCAACTTGACGCTGCTGACCACGTCACTCAACTCCAAGGTGGCGAACGGTCCATGGCGCGCGAAGCGATCTGCGTTGCAGGACCACAACACGATCACGCTGACGGGGCGCGTGGCCAAGCGGACCGAGGGGCAGGAGTGGGACGAAGAGCTCATCGATGAGCGGACCGTCGCGTTGATCGAAGCCGTACTTCAGGTCTGGCCCGTGCCTGCGGGCCATCATGGAAAGGTCGTCGACCCGCAGACCAAAGTAGGCGACTGGGTCGAACTGAAGCATCTCATCGGCGCTGGCCTCGTCTCCGCGGGAGACAAGCTTGTGGCGACCCACCGCGACTTCAGAGGCAAAGAATCGAGGCTGAACCCCGATGGATCGATCCAGCTAGACGGCAAGCGCTATGCATCCCCCTCGGCAGCTGGACGAGCGCCGCGAAAACTCTCAACGAACGGCTGGTACTTCTGGGCAGTCGCCGGGCGG